The following coding sequences are from one Zalophus californianus isolate mZalCal1 chromosome 5, mZalCal1.pri.v2, whole genome shotgun sequence window:
- the CAMLG gene encoding calcium signal-modulating cyclophilin ligand, which translates to MEPVTVAPDSGDRPGAPATSGLSASQRRAELRRRKLLMNSEQRINRIMGFHRPGSGAEEEGQTKSKQQDSDKLNSLTIPSVSKRVVLGDSVSTGTTDQQSGVAEVKGTQLGDKLDSFIKPPECNNDVNLELRQRNRGDLTADTVQRGSRHGLEQYLSRFEEAMKLRKQLISEKPNQEDGNTTEEFDSFRIFRLVGCALLAFGVRAFVCKYLSIFAPFLTLQLAYMGLYKYFPKGEKKIRTTVLTAALLLSGIPAEVINRSMDTYSKMGEVFTDLCVYFFTFIFCHELLNYWGSEVP; encoded by the exons ATGGAGCCTGTGACCGTCGCGCCTGACAGCGGCGACCGGCCGGGGGCTCCGGCGACCTCAGGCCTGTCGGCTTCCCAGCGTCGGGCCGAGCTGCGGCGGAGGAAGCTGCTTATGAACTCGGAACAGCGCATCAACCGGATCATGGGCTTTCACAGGCCCGGGAGTGGCGCGG aagAAGAAGGTCAAACAAAATCAAAGCAGCAGGACAGTGACAAACTGAACTCCCTCACCATTCCTTCAGTTTCAAAGCGAGTAGTGCTAGGGGATTCGGTCAGTACAGGAACAACTGACCAGCAAAGTGGTGTGGCCGAGGTAAAGGGGACTCAGCTGGGAGACAAACTGGACTCTTTCATTAAACCACCGGAGTGCAATAATGATGTAAACCTTGAGCTCCGGCAGCGGAATAGAGGGGACCTGACAGCAGACACTGTCCAGAGGGGTTCTCGCCATGGCCTTGAACAATACCTCTCCAGATTTGAAGAAGCAATGAAGCTACGGAAACAGCTGATTAGTGAAAAACCCAATCAAGAAGATGGAAATACAACAGAAGAATTTGACTCTTTTCGAATATTTAGATTGGTGGGATGTGCTcttcttgcctttggagtcagagcTTTTGTTTGCAAATACTTG TCCATATTTGCTCCGTTTCTTACTTTACAACTTGCGTACATGGGActatacaaatattttcccaag GGTGAAAAGAAGATAAGGACAACCGTACTAACAGCTGCCCTTCTATTATCTGGAATTCCTGCTGAAGTGATAAATCGATCAATGGATACCTATAGCAAAATGGGCGAAGTTTTCACAGATCTCTGTGTCTACTTTTTCACGTTTATCTTTTGTCATGAACTCCTTAATTACTGGGGCTCTGAAGTACCATGA